A window from Oikeobacillus pervagus encodes these proteins:
- the fapR gene encoding transcription factor FapR has translation MRISKKERQIQLQETIEDNPFVTDEELAEQFSVSVQTIRLDRMELSIPELRERIKHVAEKRFVDEVRSLPIDEVIGEIIDIELDQSAISIFDVKADHVFKRNGIARGHHLFAQANSLAVAVINDELALTARANIRFTRSVKKGERVVAKAKVVDAHFEQGKTVVKVNSFVGKELVFDGEFIMYRSHTTAKDEKK, from the coding sequence TTGAGAATTTCCAAAAAAGAGAGACAAATACAATTACAAGAAACGATAGAAGATAATCCTTTTGTTACAGATGAGGAACTTGCTGAACAATTTTCTGTTAGTGTTCAAACCATTCGCCTTGATCGAATGGAACTTTCAATCCCAGAATTACGTGAAAGGATTAAGCATGTTGCAGAGAAACGCTTTGTTGATGAAGTTCGTTCCTTACCGATAGATGAAGTCATTGGGGAAATAATAGATATCGAACTGGACCAAAGTGCGATTTCTATTTTTGATGTGAAAGCAGACCATGTGTTTAAACGGAATGGGATTGCACGCGGTCATCATCTGTTTGCCCAAGCGAATTCACTAGCTGTCGCCGTCATTAATGATGAGCTGGCGTTAACAGCTCGAGCCAATATTCGTTTTACACGTTCGGTTAAAAAGGGGGAACGTGTCGTTGCGAAAGCAAAGGTCGTCGATGCACATTTTGAGCAAGGAAAAACAGTCGTAAAAGTAAATAGTTTTGTAGGAAAAGAATTAGTATTTGACGGAGAATTTATTATGTACCGTTCGCATACTACAGCAAAGGATGAAAAGAAGTGA
- the plsX gene encoding phosphate acyltransferase PlsX encodes MRIAIDAMGGDNAPREILLGTKRALQEFDDLEVLVFGNETKVKEILPSSDRVNIVHTDEVILGTDEPARAVRRKKNASMVLMTQAVANGEAEACVSAGNTGALMAAGLFVVGRIEGIERPALAPTLPTVDGKGFLMLDLGANVDAKPEHLYQYAIMGSIYAEKVRKIQHPTIGLLNIGTEEKKGNELTKKTFQLLQQSNLNFIGNVESRDLLQGVADVVITDGFTGNMVLKSIEGTAMSVFRILKTTLTSSLKAKIGAGLLKSELMSLKNKMDYTEYGGANLFGLKAPVIKAHGSSNENAFFNALRQAIQMTSSNVPEKIKEAIVNQ; translated from the coding sequence GTGAGAATAGCGATAGATGCCATGGGCGGCGATAATGCTCCGAGAGAGATTTTATTAGGAACGAAACGTGCTCTACAAGAATTTGATGATTTAGAAGTGCTCGTTTTCGGAAATGAGACGAAAGTAAAAGAAATTTTGCCTAGCTCAGATCGGGTAAATATTGTACATACAGATGAAGTTATTTTGGGAACAGATGAGCCAGCAAGAGCTGTTCGTCGGAAGAAAAATGCTTCCATGGTGTTAATGACGCAGGCGGTTGCTAATGGAGAAGCCGAGGCATGTGTATCTGCAGGAAACACAGGTGCCCTAATGGCAGCGGGGCTTTTTGTTGTTGGCCGCATCGAGGGAATCGAACGACCAGCTTTAGCACCAACATTACCTACAGTGGATGGGAAAGGATTTTTAATGCTGGATTTAGGAGCCAATGTGGATGCGAAGCCTGAGCATTTATACCAATATGCAATTATGGGATCCATTTATGCAGAAAAGGTTCGGAAAATACAACACCCAACAATTGGGCTTTTAAATATTGGAACAGAAGAGAAAAAAGGAAATGAATTAACGAAAAAAACCTTTCAACTCCTTCAGCAATCAAATTTAAATTTTATTGGAAATGTTGAATCTAGAGACTTATTACAAGGTGTGGCAGATGTCGTTATAACAGATGGTTTTACAGGAAATATGGTATTAAAATCAATTGAAGGTACAGCGATGTCTGTCTTTCGTATATTAAAGACAACTTTGACATCCTCACTGAAAGCTAAAATTGGTGCAGGGCTGTTAAAATCAGAATTAATGTCTTTAAAAAATAAAATGGATTACACCGAATATGGTGGAGCTAATCTTTTTGGATTAAAGGCTCCTGTCATAAAAGCACATGGATCATCAAATGAAAATGCTTTCTTTAATGCATTACGGCAGGCAATTCAAATGACGAGCTCAAATGTTCCAGAAAAAATAAAAGAAGCAATAGTCAATCAATAA
- the fabD gene encoding ACP S-malonyltransferase, producing MGKIAFLFPGQGSQKVGMGKSLASAYEEVAQIFEQADTRLGYSLSDIIFNGPQETLTLTFNAQPALLTTSMAVLKKLEEHGIKADYAAGHSLGEYTALAATGAIAFPDAVYTVHQRGKFMEEAVPAGEGTMAAVLGMDREDLRQVTEEISSKGEVVQLANLNCPGQIVISGTKLGVEKAAELAKEKGAKRVLPLNVSGPFHSSLMEPATEKLSEVLDGITIQDSSIPIIANVDAEPVSDAQEIRGKLLQQLYSPVLWEDTVAKLISLGVDTFIEIGPGKVLSGLVKKVDRKVKTYAIQDEETMNAVVQSLKGEES from the coding sequence ATGGGGAAAATCGCCTTTCTATTTCCAGGACAAGGATCACAAAAGGTTGGAATGGGAAAGTCACTTGCCTCCGCTTATGAGGAAGTTGCTCAAATTTTTGAACAAGCAGATACGCGTTTAGGCTATTCCTTAAGTGACATTATTTTTAACGGACCACAAGAAACATTAACATTGACCTTTAATGCCCAACCCGCTTTGTTAACAACAAGCATGGCCGTTTTGAAAAAATTAGAAGAGCATGGGATTAAAGCGGACTATGCGGCAGGCCATAGTTTAGGAGAATATACAGCTTTAGCAGCGACTGGGGCCATTGCCTTTCCAGATGCGGTTTATACTGTCCACCAAAGAGGAAAATTTATGGAGGAAGCAGTCCCGGCTGGAGAAGGTACGATGGCAGCTGTCTTGGGGATGGATCGTGAAGATTTACGACAAGTAACAGAGGAAATTAGTAGTAAAGGGGAAGTAGTCCAACTGGCTAATTTAAATTGCCCAGGTCAAATTGTGATTTCAGGTACAAAACTTGGAGTTGAAAAAGCAGCCGAATTAGCCAAAGAAAAAGGAGCAAAAAGAGTTCTTCCACTTAATGTGAGTGGTCCGTTTCATTCTTCTTTGATGGAACCAGCAACCGAAAAACTATCAGAGGTTCTAGATGGAATTACAATACAAGATTCTTCCATCCCAATCATTGCCAATGTAGATGCAGAACCGGTTTCAGATGCACAAGAAATTCGTGGCAAGCTCTTGCAACAATTATATTCTCCTGTTTTATGGGAAGATACAGTAGCGAAACTGATCAGCTTAGGTGTGGATACATTCATTGAAATTGGACCTGGGAAAGTATTGTCAGGATTAGTGAAAAAGGTCGATCGCAAAGTGAAAACCTATGCCATTCAAGATGAGGAAACGATGAATGCAGTCGTTCAGTCTTTAAAGGGGGAAGAGTCATGA
- the fabG gene encoding 3-oxoacyl-[acyl-carrier-protein] reductase, which produces MKLEGKVALVTGASRGIGREIALELARQGANVVVNYAGSEAKAQAVVEEIKSIGTEAVALQCNVADQESVQSMVKATIEQFGRVDILVNNAGITKDNLLMRMKEEEWDAVINTNLKGVFLCTKAVTRQMMKQRSGRIINVSSIVGVSGNPGQANYVAAKAGVIGLTKTTAKELATRNITVNAIAPGFISTDMTEQLPEESKQAMLQQIPLARFGDPKDIAKVAVFLASDDSSYVTGQTLHVDGGMVM; this is translated from the coding sequence ATGAAGTTAGAAGGGAAAGTCGCATTAGTTACCGGTGCTTCACGTGGAATTGGAAGAGAAATTGCGTTAGAACTTGCTCGTCAAGGTGCGAATGTAGTGGTCAATTATGCAGGTAGTGAAGCAAAAGCACAAGCTGTTGTGGAAGAAATAAAATCGATTGGAACGGAAGCCGTTGCTCTTCAGTGTAATGTGGCCGATCAAGAATCCGTTCAATCGATGGTCAAAGCAACAATCGAACAATTTGGACGTGTAGATATTCTTGTGAATAATGCCGGGATTACAAAAGATAATCTATTGATGAGAATGAAGGAAGAAGAGTGGGATGCTGTTATTAACACCAATTTAAAAGGTGTGTTTTTATGCACGAAAGCTGTGACAAGACAGATGATGAAGCAACGTAGTGGTCGAATTATAAATGTTTCATCGATTGTTGGAGTTAGCGGGAATCCAGGACAAGCTAATTATGTAGCAGCTAAGGCAGGAGTTATTGGATTAACGAAAACAACCGCAAAGGAATTGGCGACACGCAATATTACAGTCAATGCAATTGCACCCGGATTTATTTCAACAGATATGACAGAACAATTACCTGAGGAATCAAAGCAAGCGATGTTACAACAAATTCCACTTGCTCGCTTTGGTGACCCGAAAGACATTGCAAAAGTGGCGGTTTTTCTTGCATCAGACGATTCTTCCTATGTGACAGGTCAAACACTCCATGTTGACGGTGGAATGGTGATGTAA